A segment of the Panicum hallii strain FIL2 chromosome 1, PHallii_v3.1, whole genome shotgun sequence genome:
TTAAAAACATGACATTAGCACAATATTCCATAACATATGAGCTCTTAACTTTTCCCCAGACTGAAGTATAAACAACATGCTCCACAAGTGTAAATTTATAGTGCCAACTTTTGGGGGTTCAGCTTCTTCTGGAAACATCAGGATGAACCTTTCAGGAAAGCTAGGTGAGAAAGCTTAAACCTATCACTACAAATGCAAACTAGTTACTTATTTAAACCTAAATCCTATTCATATGCCCATACATTAAAATAGATGCCAACATACTGAGGCTATATCTTAGGTAACTTGAACTTCAGCATACCATGAAGGGTTAAATAAATGAAGCTAGCTCTGCCTAGGCTAAGCATGCTTTTGGCCTTTTGATGCACTTCAGAGCATAGCTCATAGAAAAGCCTATGCATTTTCTATTGTGTATGTGCTGGTCTGCAGCAATACGGAATCTAGTACCAAATGATAGATCATGACTATAATGTGCATGTTCCATTAAAATGTATATATTGCTCACCTCAAACATTACAAGGGCTGGTTCGATTACTTGTTCTGCCAAGGACGCATTACTTGATATTGTTCGAGCAAGGTCAGAGCCTTCTCCATTGGAAGGATGCCTCAGAAGATCACCTTGTACATCCTCTAGATCTCCATAAGATGGTAAAGTTCCCTCAGCAGCAATCTCTTCATCCACACGTCGCCTTTTTTTCTCAACAAGAGAATCTTCGCTAGAGTGAGATCCATCTACGACAATCTCATCGTCAGTTTGCATCTTGATGCATCCATCTGCCAAATTCTCAGAATCATACTGGCACTTGAGATCCATAGGACTAGATTCGGATAAAGATGGAACAGAGTTCAAGTTTGTGTCCACATGATTAGCATGGTGAGCTGAAGCTAAAAATGGAGATTCCGGTGGTATAGCTGGTTTTGCAGTCCACAAGCCAGTTGCATCATTTCGAGTATATAACTGAGGTGGCGCGTACCATTCATGCTGATCAATCGTCACCAGTACAGACTGTTCAAATAAATAAAAATGATTAGTTTAGTAAGAAAGACAAAATCAAATTTGTACAAGGATGTGCAGGAGATAAGGAATTGTTTATTGTGATAAACCTGCTATTCAAGAATCTTACCTTGTTCCGGTGACGGTCAGTGTATTTTACATATTCTAGAGGCACTCGTGATCCCCTAGCCAATTTTGAAAGAACTGCAATAAGGTCATCTAAATTTGCAATATCCTCTCCTGCAAGCTTTTTGATAATTGCATGGCGTGGAACAGACGCTCGTGAGAGCATGTACCTGCATTGCAATGTGTTAGACAGGTTGAAGAAATGACCAGGTTGCTTTGGTATAAATCTTATACAATAGAAAAGATATCAGTTAGCAAACTGAAGGTGAAACTGTGAGGGTAAATAATGAAGACCCAAAGAACAAGACAGCATTTATTGTTGTTTAAACCTCAAAAGATTATGATCAGTTGCTAGTTGGGAACCTGTAGGAATTCAAATGCAACTTATACAAGGACAGCAAATCAACATTTGACAAACTATTGCCACGATATTCCTCACAGTCCATTTTTAACTACAAGGCAGTTCCAACAGCCTACTTCCAAAGGATTTGTTACGTTACTATAAATGAAAGGCTGCAATTACAGCAAATAAGTAGTCATTCTTTCAGGGAATGGAACATCAGAGGCTATGTTACAGTTGGATTTCTTACCCTGCTTCCGCAACATATACGAGACCACATTTGAATCGGAAGTTTCTAGCCTGAAACAAGATGAAAGCATGATTAGCAATGTTTTGGAAGTTCAAAAGATACTGTAGATGTAGACATGATGTTGCCAATCTAAGTTCAAACATGAGGAAGTGATGTAATCATGTAAGCATCAACTGATTAATTATGTAGCATGAATACAGTTGTGAGACCACCATTTCTAACAAGTTCTACAAGAATTATTCAACTTTAGCAAGTCACAGGATTTGCAGGTGTAATGGTGGGAAGAGCTCATGATTTCCAATGCAAGGTGCCCTATTCGGCTTCTCAGTGAGAGTACTCAAGCACCCACATAAGATCCCTCCCCCATATAATGCTAGCACCTCCTGTAGATGCTTAAATCATTGCATTATCTAGTAGCTAGAGGTAGTTGCATGCATAAGTACAAGTACAGAATTGATGCCTCATCAAGTAGTGATACTATACGACTAACACCTTATCATCCTACATGGCAAGAAATAGTAATTTTCCTTTGGCAGACACTCGAAGCATCTAAAGCAATACACGTTTGCCTAACTGTTTGAGTTAACTTAGATAATGGTAATTTCAGACTatacaaaaaaaaaactcttgCTATTTCAAAACAAGTGGAACAGTTGTCCTTGTCCATATTTTCAGGTTCTTTAACAAGGGTAGGAGATATGAAGGTTCAATCATATTTTACCTGCTGATATGAAAGTGGATGGATGACAGCACCACTAACTTCCAAGAAATGGTTTGGAGTTATGGAGTGCAAATCCTCAACCTGCAGAGATCAGGTGGTAAAGCTTAAAGGGTTCCAAAAACATGGGATGCTAACTAAAATATACGAAAGGTACAGGTGGCAATGAGAATTACAACATATTGTCTAATAGATGTAATATAGATATTACTATGAAAGTTTAGATGTGATGCGTCAAAATTGCCAAATACCTGCAACTTTACTGTTAAAGGAACTCCGCCTCTTTCTATCTGCAAATCAATCTCCCTGCCAACACTATCATCAAGTAAAGTCTCCAGTCTAAGAAACTGTGTTACAGCCTGCAATTAgttaaaaaatggttaaacagcGTTCTAGAGTCAAAAGTAAAATATATGTGCTATGGCAAATGAAATAAGCATCAAAACATATTCTTGTTTCCAGTTCTAGCTTGTGCAAAAAAGTATTCTTTTGTGTTTGTCATTATAGGATTCTAACAAGGAGAAATAGCTATATGCCCCTAGCTCATTTATTGTTTGCTACATTTTCCAAGACTCAGCTTCTTGGTTATGGCCAGCATGGGTAGTTAAGGAGACAAACTAACTTAAAGAACTGAGGTTTGTGCATTTTCTTAATACCCAAGCACAAGTCTAAAATGATaaacaaaaaaagaaaggagggaGTAGTTAACAGTAACAGTAGCAGTAATTAGTTGCAAATGTAAAATGAATGAAGTCACAGGATATCAGGAAATGGTATGGTTGACATTGGTAATGATGATATCTATTTGTTTAGAATAGCAATGTGTTGGCACTTTAAGAATTCAATTCAGTAGAATCTGATTGGCCCTAACAAACATCTTTGATTCTTTGGAATATTACACATTCACACGCACAAATTCTTACACCGTGGCCCATGATTTATTCAAAAGTAAATAAACAGTCGGTCATGCGCACAATAGGTGAAAGCCTATCTTTTCTTTCCTTAAAAAAATCAGCTTTTCATCATATAAGATTACCCGTAGAATGACATCGCACTGATAGTGGTACTATAAAATTGGCAGTTTTGAGACATTTTAAACGTGGATAATTTTTTTCTAAACTGATGATCCATAGCATAAATTTACTCTGAACATAGCCTGCTATATTAACTTTCAACTGCTACTGCTTGAACAGGGTATTCAGAAAACTGGGCATAAAATTTGTATGCTACTTTATTAATGTCTTCAGTACTTAACAGACAAATATGGTGGATTATCAAATATATCTAGCAATTAAAAGCAGTACTCACCTCCTCATTGATGCGAACTAGAACATCACCAGGTTCCAAATGTTTATGAGCAGGGCCTTCAGGCACCTGCATGGACACAGCCTTCCGGTTTCAGAAGTCACAAGTTATAGAGTGGCATTATACAATGTGTAGCACAATAAGTGGTATGATAAAAACATGCTTAGAACTGTAAGCACCAGAAATTACCACTGACTCAACAACCAGCATTCCAGTCTCGCCTGCTGGAGAAACTACACGCACCATCTGTAGAGAAAGCAAGTTGCAGTTCTTAAGCCTAGAACATGGAGATTGACATTTGAATATATTCTCATCATAGCAGGGAGAAACAATCTTAGAAAGTTGTTGGAGAACTAAAAACAGCAATCACAAATTACCAAATCAATTAGCGAGCAACAGATGAAGCAAGAATATACCTGCTCTGTTTCATTCCGGAGGCCAAGACGCCGGGTTTCTTCAAATCCTTTGTGGTGAAAGGTCGCCTTTTAAAGCAACAGAAAAAAAAGAACAGGAATACTATGAGGCCCAAGAATCGCAGAATAGTGAAGAGAAATCAAACATGTCAAAAATATATGAAGTGCTGCAAGGTTGAATGCATGAATATTTGAGAGAAATTGAACACATCATATGATACAACAGTGGGATCAGCATACACACCTGGAGTGTACCGCGTGGAATATAAACGGATTCTGGCTTGGTACCAAATCCATCCCAACTATCGCGTATCAAATTCAGTGCTCTAACAACCTGGAAGTAGTTTAGAGCATAATTTACAACAAATAGTGGCACCACAAAGGAATTATCTTACATGGTAATGATGTCCTGTCTTTATGTCGTATATTTTAGTAATTTCTAACTTCTGTACACTCTTTCCACCTCTCTGCTACCTAGTCTTTTTTCGAAGGAAACCCATTGCACAAAATGCATTACTAAAAGGTAGCAATGCATTACTAATTACTAATTAAAATACATTACTAAAGAAAATTCTTCACATTTGCTCTCGCTTGAAAGACTGGAAGGAAATTTCCAATTAGCCAACTAATCCAGTTTGTCATTAGTCTGATTACATATGGCTGCTTCTGTAGAGCCGCACATTACTAATCTAGTTTGTGCCATGTCATCTCGCTTAAAGGTAAGACCAATGTTCAAAAAGGCGCTGCTAGGCGGAGGGTTGCCGCCTCGCCTAAGGGGGTAGGCGGAGGATAGGCGCGGccgggaggaggcggtggcagTAGGGatggcgtgcggcggcggaggaggcaggggctggcggcggaggaggaagcgGAGGCAGGGGCGGACGGgctggcggcggaggaggaggaagaggaggcaggggcaggcgggcggaggagggagaggaggcagGTGCGGGCTAGCGGGCGGAGGGAGAGGaggcaggggcgggcggcggaggaagaggaagcacGGGCTACGGGTGGGTGAGCGAGGAACTAAGGGAGCGGTGAGTGGATAAGAGGGGAGGCTGGGAGGTGGGTTGGGCTGTTTTAATGGGCTTTTTTCAAAGTTAGGCCCATCAGCTTcttattttcctttttcttttagaGGTACATGTATGTGTATAACaagatatatatgtatatgtgtgTATGTGCAAATGCCTAGAAAAACGCCTTGAAACGCCTAGGCTCTAGGCGGTGGGTCACTGCCTAGCGTTTTTTTTTGAACATTGGGTAAGACTCAAATATTACTTACTGCAGGCCTTCCAATTTCCGTGCAAATTCTACTAAACTCAACAATTTTGGAACATCTAATATAGCATGACATGATATTGTATATTATAAACAACTTACACGTTCTAATGGAAGGAAGAAGGCAGAAGCACTGGAAGATTTGCTTCCAGCATTCAGGGCAACAGCCCTTCCTTGGCAATCAACAACAGGGGAACCACTAGAGCCACCTTTAGTACCAGATGCGGCCTGAAGAAACAAAGGATCCATTAATTTACAAGCACTAGCAACATGAAAAGAAAATCAACAGACCATTATATTAAGTCAATAGAAGATCAAAATCATTATCAGCAGGTCAATACGAACTACCTAAATATGCATGCGACATCAAGTAGCAACATGAAAAGAAAATCAACAGACTATTCTATTAAGTCAAATAGAGATCAAAATCATTATCACCAGGTCAATACGAACTATCTAAAGATGCATGCAGCATCAAGTAGCCAAAGAAAGTTACCTGAATATAGAATGTATTGAAATCGTTGTATCCATCCCTGACACGAAATTAAAATAAAGATAGAATATCAGTAGCAAGAGATATTATAATTGTCCTACATATCATTTACAAGCTTCGAACAGCCAGCAGCTCCAACTGGATGGAGAGATCAGAAATCAAGGAATCTACAGCATCCAGTTTGACATTTCAAAAAATAATGGTAAAATAATAGGACTACAGGAGTAAGGTTATCGGTATCATTTCTTTCTACCCACATCTCGTCACCTCAGAGAGCAAAAGAGGTGTAACAAAAGCATAGAGTGTAAACTAGCATGATTATTCCCTATCTCCTTTGTTGCCATCAAAATATagtaacaaaaaaaaaatgggaGTGTTAACTTTTGTATATGTTGTCTCCTTTTGTTGAAGTATAAGTGAATTGCCCACCTCTCCCCATCAGCTTAAGCTTTTGGGttgaattggttggtgcatgcaACTCGATACCTTTTTCTATGTACTATTGTACTGTGTGCAAAGGGATGCCGTGATAAAATAAATAGTTATGAAAAGGAGATAGCCATGTAGAGATACAAAGAAGGCGTACTTCTTGTAGTAAGGCGCTTCTCTATCAAGACGAGCAAGTGTTCCAGCCAAAATTGAAACCTGCATCCATTAAACATAAAGAGTGAACCATCCAAATTTACCAGACAAATTTTGGCAGTTAGATCTCCATCCAAATCCTTGTAAGAGTGAACCATGTCTAGGCCTGAAAACATGCATCAGTGAAAGATATTATATTTGTTCGCATGGTTTTTTTGGCAGAAGctgatattatatttgcatgCCAACTTGTTAAATAAGCATCTTCTGGCTCAAGGGTTAAAACTACTTCATGGTGGAAAGGCCTTGTCTTAGCATTAAAAGAAAGATGGAAAGCAATTTTGTATCAGAATGCCATGTGTCATTCATCTAACTGATTTCTACACATTTGCATGTCAGTCGGGGCAAGTGGGCAGGTCTAGAGTGTGCAGGCATCAAAGCATGAGCAGGTCATTGCATGCATTGTCCTTTTTGCTCACATACTAAGCTCTCAGAACTATGTCATCACAGTCACAATGCAAAATAGATGACTAAAATCAGGATGGAAAAAAAAAATGGGGTGGGTCACTCCATATCCTTTTTCCTGATAAGAAGTACAAAGGCATGCTTACAGCTTATCAAACATTTCTCTTTACCAATAATTCTTTGAGGTGTTACATGTAATAAAAACTTTTGTCACAAAACTCTCGACCACAGGCTAAGTTAAGGGAAAATGGGATTTAATTGTGATCTACCACATCATTGTTTGCAAAGCATTTGTAAGAGAAATTTAAGTGCATAAACCATTTCCCTAATTCTTTCATTGAAATGTCAACATGTTGCTATTAAGGTTTAACTAAATAGGCTTTCATGGAGTATATGATGGATGGGACATTAGCTCCATAAGGTATTATTTCCCTAAATATTACAAGCACAAAAGATTTGTTTCACAGAAGGCGGTAAGGCTTGATCGCGAGCAATTCAAAAGATATGGACCTGCTATAGGCTGTCATGGCTAACAAGGACATTTATGCACTATACTTTACAATGTGGTACATAACAGTCAGAATTAAGATAAAATTCAGGGAACCTTTTCGCCGCTGTCATTTCCAACAACCCTGATTTCTAGCCCAACTGATGCTGCTTCAGGTGCCAATGGAATCTCATCATACTTCAGAAACTTAATGGCACCTGGATCATAGCGAAAAAAACCAAAATCATGTACCTGTTTCGAGAGAAGAGGGGAAAATTTTGGATTAACATATGACATTAGCATTGGGAAAGCAAAATAAAACATAACAGAATGGAATCGAGCCGAATATACTCACAGGATCTCTGTACACGGGGTACACGGGGATCTCTTCCCTGTTCACGAACATGGCCTCCGCGACCACAGGCCCTGTCACCGCGAGCATCGCACCAAAAAAACAGCAAAAAAAATCATCCACAGGTCGCACGAGCACACAACGAGGGTCGTGAGAATGGGTGCTGGAGGTAGCCGTTCCTACCTGGCTTGACGACGTGGCGGTTGGTGAGGATGATGCCGCGGGACGTGTCGACGACGAACCCCGTGGCGTAGCTGGCGCCCGCCACCTCGGTGTCGAaggcgcgcggcgcggtggTGCGGAGGACGACGACGGAGGGCACGACGCGGGAGAGCGCGCGGCGCCAATCCTCCGCCGTGACCGACGACTCGATCTCCATCGCGAGCTCCCCGCCGGCGTCCTCCTTGGCGGGGCTCTCCATCGCCGGCCGCGATCTGGGGCTCCGGTCCGGCGGGCTCGTCTCGTCTCGGCTTGGGCGAGCTCTACGGCGGGGGCTAGGGTTTTGTGCTAGGGGCTAGGCTCCGATTCGGAGGATTTTTATCATCACGCGAGGGACGTGAATCCGGGGTGGCCGGAtggggggtggggtggggggggggggggtgggagGGAGGTGCTGTGAGCGTGAGATCAGCGGAAGTTGGGAGTGGAGCTGGTGGAGAATGCGCTGCGGCCTGCTGGGCTTGGGTGCTTGGCTGGTTGCAGCTGGCGTGCGATAGCCGATTGTAGCGGCCGCTGCACGAGATTTCGGAAGGGAAGACCGCGGCCAAAGTCGCACGCCCCCCGTGGTGGTGCGCGACTTCGCGTGGCGAAGAAGATATTTTCCCCCGAGAGTCGCGGGATTAGGCCCTATTCAATTAAGCGGTCCGTGGGCTCAAGGGCTGATTTAGTTAAGCAGGCCGTGAGACTATAGTAAGCATAATGGGCTGAAATGACTCTTGCTCGAATCAATCAAGCAGGCCGTGGGCTTGTTTCGAAACCACAAATTCCAGGCCCTGGCGTATTGTACTGGACTTACTATACAAGCCATGGAgtatctcaaaaaaaaaatactatACAGGCCATGGGAGTAACTTGTAAATTCGTCAATCTTATTATAGGCTGAGGGTGACATAATTTTCTATGGTCTCACCCCTTGCGACATACGTCGCCCCCACCTATCGTATATCGTTCAGTGAACGTTGATAGTCCATTTCAAATTTATTAGCATCTACGGCAGCGAATGGATCCTCGGAACGCCCGCTGCTACTAATTTATTTCAAAAATCCGATAATTATGGCGCCCTTCCGATAATAGGGTGAGCTAAACCATGATGCTAAACCCCACATCGTTTTATATTTAGCCCACCGTCGCGGCGTCGCCACGCCACACTAACGACATGCCGCGCTGGGAACACGCCATCACCGCGCCGCGCCTTCGAGATTAGTGATGACGCCATTGAGATTAGAAGACAACGAGCGAGAATCCGGTCTGCCGCCGTGACTGATGATGAACAAAGGAATGAAAGAAACAAAAAGCGGCGTGAGGCTTCTTATAGGAGGAAGAAGGATGACGCACACAACAAAGAAAATGTGTCAGGTTGGTATATAATTAGCTGAGTAGTTGTAGCAATTATTTCTTATTCATGGTAAAGTGACGTTATGCCCAGCTTCTGACCACCAAGCTGTACACATGTACG
Coding sequences within it:
- the LOC112878916 gene encoding protease Do-like 7 isoform X2, coding for MESPAKEDAGGELAMEIESSVTAEDWRRALSRVVPSVVVLRTTAPRAFDTEVAGASYATGFVVDTSRGIILTNRHVVKPGPVVAEAMFVNREEIPVYPVYRDPVHDFGFFRYDPGAIKFLKYDEIPLAPEAASVGLEIRVVGNDSGEKVSILAGTLARLDREAPYYKKDGYNDFNTFYIQAASGTKGGSSGSPVVDCQGRAVALNAGSKSSSASAFFLPLERVVRALNLIRDSWDGFGTKPESVYIPRGTLQATFHHKGFEETRRLGLRNETEQMVRVVSPAGETGMLVVESVVPEGPAHKHLEPGDVLVRINEEAVTQFLRLETLLDDSVGREIDLQIERGGVPLTVKLQVEDLHSITPNHFLEVSGAVIHPLSYQQARNFRFKCGLVYVAEAGYMLSRASVPRHAIIKKLAGEDIANLDDLIAVLSKLARGSRVPLEYVKYTDRHRNKSVLVTIDQHEWYAPPQLYTRNDATGLWTAKPAIPPESPFLASAHHANHVDTNLNSVPSLSESSPMDLKCQYDSENLADGCIKMQTDDEIVVDGSHSSEDSLVEKKRRRVDEEIAAEGTLPSYGDLEDVQGDLLRHPSNGEGSDLARTISSNASLAEQVIEPALVMFEVHVPPVCMLDGVHSQHFFGTGVIIHHSDCLGLVAVDRNTVAVSISDIMLSFAAYPIEIPGEVVFLHPVHNFALVAYDPSALGAGASVVRAAKLLPEPALRRGDSVYLVGLSRSLQATSRKSIITNPCTAVNIGSADCPRYRAINMEVIELDTDFGSSFSGILTDEQGRVQALWASFSTQLKYGCSSSEDHQFVRGIPIYAISQVLEKIISGTQGPFRLINGMKRPMPFVRLLEVELYPTLLSKARSYGLSDNWVQALAKKDPVRRQVLRVKGCLAGSKAENLLEQGDMILAINKEPITCFLDIEKACQELDQSIGSDGVLNMTIFRQGKEIDLIVGTDVRDGNGTTRMVNWCGCIIQDPHSAVRALGFLPEEGHGVYVARWCHGSPVHRYGLYALQWIIEINGQPTTDLETFIQVVKGLEDGEFVRVRTVHLNGKPRVLTLKQDLHYWPTWELSFQPETATWRRRTIKALQSTTA
- the LOC112878916 gene encoding protease Do-like 7 isoform X1 — protein: MESPAKEDAGGELAMEIESSVTAEDWRRALSRVVPSVVVLRTTAPRAFDTEVAGASYATGFVVDTSRGIILTNRHVVKPGPVVAEAMFVNREEIPVYPVYRDPVHDFGFFRYDPGAIKFLKYDEIPLAPEAASVGLEIRVVGNDSGEKVSILAGTLARLDREAPYYKKDGYNDFNTFYIQAASGTKGGSSGSPVVDCQGRAVALNAGSKSSSASAFFLPLERVVRALNLIRDSWDGFGTKPESVYIPRGTLQATFHHKGFEETRRLGLRNETEQMVRVVSPAGETGMLVVESVVPEGPAHKHLEPGDVLVRINEEAVTQFLRLETLLDDSVGREIDLQIERGGVPLTVKLQVEDLHSITPNHFLEVSGAVIHPLSYQQARNFRFKCGLVYVAEAGYMLSRASVPRHAIIKKLAGEDIANLDDLIAVLSKLARGSRVPLEYVKYTDRHRNKSVLVTIDQHEWYAPPQLYTRNDATGLWTAKPAIPPESPFLASAHHANHVDTNLNSVPSLSESSPMDLKCQYDSENLADGCIKMQTDDEIVVDGSHSSEDSLVEKKRRRVDEEIAAEGTLPSYGDLEDVQGDLLRHPSNGEGSDLARTISSNASLAEQVIEPALVMFEVHVPPVCMLDGVHSQHFFGTGVIIHHSDCLGLVAVDRNTVAVSISDIMLSFAAYPIEIPGEVVFLHPVHNFALVAYDPSALGAGASVVRAAKLLPEPALRRGDSVYLVGLSRSLQATSRKSIITNPCTAVNIGSADCPRYRAINMEVIELDTDFGSSFSGILTDEQGRVQALWASFSTQEHVLKRIKKRTKRRLTRKLKYGCSSSEDHQFVRGIPIYAISQVLEKIISGTQGPFRLINGMKRPMPFVRLLEVELYPTLLSKARSYGLSDNWVQALAKKDPVRRQVLRVKGCLAGSKAENLLEQGDMILAINKEPITCFLDIEKACQELDQSIGSDGVLNMTIFRQGKEIDLIVGTDVRDGNGTTRMVNWCGCIIQDPHSAVRALGFLPEEGHGVYVARWCHGSPVHRYGLYALQWIIEINGQPTTDLETFIQVVKGLEDGEFVRVRTVHLNGKPRVLTLKQDLHYWPTWELSFQPETATWRRRTIKALQSTTA